The DNA window TCTAATCCAGCTTTATTTGTCTTTACATGAACACATAAATAGAAATCCAAATAATTACTTGGGCAAGAGAAATCAGATATAAATGAGCAGACATGGAGGATTTTGTTATCTAAAGTTATACAAGTTTCACATAAACATGGTATATAAAGGATGGCCAGACCCTTAAAATTCAGTACAAACTTCTGATTATTTCTGGCTTCCCTGCATCTATGCAAACTGTCCAATCTTCTTGAGTCTATCAGCTTACTGaccatctttattcttttctatgtaCTCCCACAGAGAGCTTTAGATGAAAAAGCattaatcaacaaacatttacttcaAATTCTAGATTTCCCATTCTCTGAATTCATTCCACCAGATCTAACTGAAGTACTCCCACGGAGAGCTTTAGATGAAAAAGCATTAATCAACAAACGTTTACTTCAAATTCTAGATTTCCCATTCTCTGAATTCATTCCACCAGATCTAACTGAAGTTTAActgtatggaaaataatattctttCCTATTGATTTTTTCTATCAAAGTAAAGGTCTTAGGTTCAAAATTTTgtgattatttcataaatattatagCAGAATATTGACAGGTACTTTCTCCTGACATCATGATTATGAATTATGCATCTATTCTTTTCCACCATAACATTTTTCTTTGCCCTAATACTAAATGCAGAATTTTATACCATAGATTTAGCTCATactcaaaatatctttttctctaaGAAATAACTTGATTACTCCTTCACGGATCTGCTTGGTCTTCATTCCATAGACAATTGGATTCAAAGTGGGAGGCAGCAACAGGTAGAGGTTGGCTATGACAATATGAACGTGGTGAGGTATGGTGCGTCCCCCAAAGCGGTGAGTGAAGAAGTTGAAGAAGGCTGGGACATAGGTGATAACAATAGCACATATGTGTGAGGTGCAAGTGCTGAAGGCTTTGTGGCGAGCATCTGCAGATGAGAGATTTACTACAGTCCGGATAATACTGGTGTAAGACATGCAGATACAGAAAATATCAAATCCTGCAATCGATATGGCAACTACTAGACCATAAATAACATTAATCTTGATGTTGCCACAAGACAATTTGGCCACAGACATATGGTCACAGTAGGTGTGGTGGATGAGGTTGCCCCTGCAGAAGGGAAGACGTGTGATGAGGAAAGTGAATGGGATTGTGAGCAAAACACCTCTACTGAAGGTGGCAAACCCAACCTTGGTAATTGCAGTGTTGGTGANNNNNNNNNNNNNNNNNNNNNNNNNNNNNNNNNNNNNNNNNNNNNNNNNNNNNNNNNNNNNNNNNNNNNNNNNNNNNNNNNNNNNNNNNNNNNNNNNNNNGGTTTAAACAACACTTAGTGTCTTGACTTCtcacataattttatattccaaGAAGTCCTTGCAGATATGTTTACTGGATTATAATCAATTAAGTCATATGAGCATTTATTACACACAGGTAAAATGTGTCTAAATATTACATACAGGTATGATGGAGCTGAGGATGATTTAGATTTTACCAGTCTACACCTTTCAAGTCTGAATTTTCAACTCTAAATAATCAAGGACATGATTTGATGTGTCAAAATTTACATAATAGGTTATGACTTACAAATGATGGCCACGGTCATTTTGCACTAAATATCTGGTTATTTCTTGCgttaaacatgaaatattttactatttgctTTTAACCAATGACATTGTAAGGGACTATCTAATTCTCACAGTTTCTCTTGGTTCTCTCAAATTTCCATGTAGATTACCAGACTAtataaataatcataattattCAGTTCCTtttggtatattatttttaattccaaacaACGTAGCAAATTATATTGAATAGGGTAAAACCTTTCTTAAttaatgtatgtgtttttttttaaacagttagtTTTCTATCTTTCTTCTATGTTTGGGATGTAGTTTTAACCTGAAAGGATTTTGAATGAAATTATGACTTCAggatctctttctttctgtcttgtttttgagaaaactcatctttatctattatttttaaaagttttacctCAGTTGTTTGCAACTTGACTTATTCATTTTCCCACAACAGTATATTGTATTTCTTAttgcatttacaaaaattaatttacaaatttcTTGGGTTATATTTCAGTCTATCCCATTAAACAGCCTTTTTCAAAGTTCTGACAttgattgtttctattttctctctccaatatgtgtgtgtgtgtgtgtgtgtgtgtgtgtgcgtgtatgtgtgttaGAGAAAGAGTAATTTAGCCTAAAGTTTTTTCTATATTAGTGGTTTGGTTGTGTGTTTTCACCTATTACCTTTAACAAGTGGAAAAGTTTTCAAATGATgctatataaacaatatatcaatatataaaaatgacaaaaagcaattttctttctagaaagcATGAAAACATTAGAACTGTGACTTGTTGAAGCAATTTGCTCAACTGTAAATTGAGCAAACCATGGAAACATTAAGTATACCATGGAAAATTTCACCCCTACTTGggacaaaataagcaaaatatatagtGCATTCATAATTATTGCTGGTAGTATTACATTATTTTGctgtagaaaataaatgagacaaaacaaTGTCTAGTCATCCCTTAAACCTCCAGTCTCCTTACATCTCACTCAGAGCAAAAGCTGACATCCCTGTATTTGTTAACAACATCCTGTACGATTAGAACTCTTTGGAACCTCTAAGAGTGCCTCCCACTGCTCTAACCctgatcctctctctctatccatacCTACTGGGTGCTTCTCGAACACAGCAAGCATGTGTACAGTCCACGGCATTTCCACTTGCCACTTTCACTGCCTGCTTTGTTATTCCCCAGATAATACCATGCTAAATACCTTCACCGGTTCCAGATCTGTTCTCAGCGTCAGATCCAATGTAAGGCTTTTCCTTACCTAATTTAATATTGCAAGCCCTAGATCTCTGCCAGATTTGCACAACATCTTCCTCTCCAGATTTTCTCTACTCCACATCAATGCCCTTTGTCCCTCACCAGAACTTAAAAAATCTATACAGGACTTGCTGTCCATTTTGTTCTGCTATGTCTCTTGCACTTAACATAGTAACTGGCACAAGAAAAGAGTTGtagaatgaatgatgaatgaatggatgtatTTCAAAATGTCCTTTTTGGTTGGTCTTCTTGTTTGTATATAAATACCTTAACAAATTAGTGTGTATATTGAAATATCAGAGTATCTGAAAGATGGGAAACACAGTTTCAAGATACCCAGAATCctaatgggttttttaaaattcatttctgttgttccttttttcttttcttgtgtgtgtgtgtgtgtgtgtgtgtgtgtgtgtgtgtgtgttggtgatAATTAAAACTGGTATGAGTACTTGGAGTAAAGACAAGTAGTTgccttttgtattattttgtatagTTTAAAGTCatactggccatttgtaggaaagtggatggaccttgagagtgtcatgctaagtgaaataagtcaggcagagaaggacagaaaccatatgtttgcactcataggtctaacaggaaattttcagaatgatctagcttcaagaaaagcaagcagttagtggtgcttaagaaaaattgattcagtatctaatggataatcgatacctgtcacaacacagcattttatatactgttaagtaaaactgcaatacaatctaagtttattttgggaatgtTTGCTGTAtgattggatttaatgaaatgtttcgaggtgcagtaggcatgactttgagtagataatgaaagaaaatgcaaaatgcttattgatttatgatgtggtttcatcttagcttgggcaaaccatgcagtatttaatacatagtagcagaatatttactactgaagcttgaaNNNNNNNNNNNNNNNNNNNNNNNNNNNNNNNNNNNNNNNNNNNNNNNNNNNNNNNNNNNNNNNNNNNNNNNNNNNNNNNNNNNNNNNNNNNNNNNNNNNNtgtataagtctaattacatgaaatacaagtgggggttttgattttttactttgcttttctgtttggagtatcattgtacctactgtattgtaaatgacagaaaataattgcatatgttaaaaaaataaattgtataaaaataaatttaaaaaataaaataaaatatcttaaaaaaataaaaaaaataaagtcatacatatgatgaaaaagaaaggttATAGAAAAGTAGACTTGGGTGCTAGTTTTGTTATTCATTATTGCAGATAGAAATCTCTAGTAACAGAAGAAGATCACTGCATCACTTGCATTAAAGCAAAGGAAGAATGACATGTGTGATGAACGTTGTCATGTGGAAGTTTTGGTACATTGTCACTGGAATTCCTTCCAATTCTTGAACTAATTGACTTTCATTTGTAGAGATCTTACCACTTCCTGAGGAAGACTGTTCCTTCCACAGAGAGAAGACATTATTGTGCAGTCTTTTCCAAAGCTCTAATTTTGATTGTTTTTCTGTTATTGTGCAGACATTTGCTTCCTTATAAAGTTATCTCTTTGGTCTTATCACATGAGCACTGCTGTGCCTCCTTCCTCCAGTGCCTAAAGTACACTTAATTTTCCCCCTACTTCTCCTTCTTCGTCAAGGCAGTTTGTAAATCCTTTGGTTTCAGAAGTCTAAAGAGTGAGATGACTTACTCCTCCACATTCAGCCACCCTCTAACTCAAATCCCTGCTGCCTAGTTGCAGATTTTCTCTgcatcttatatatatttttctttgaatcacCCAAACTCACCTTGATGTCTGATGTtttaaatctccatttttaaCTGGTATTGCTCAGGAAAATGTACAGCATTGGTTAGGAACCCTATATAACAACACTTAGTGGCTTCTCTGGGGATTTccaaagcaaaaagggaaaatatttttgatgcttCACAAATAGAAGTCCCACAGGTCTCTGATGGTGGAGGAGATAAATTTAGCTTTGTTGAAACTAGATCTATACAGACATACTCTGTTATCTGAAAATAGAGTGTTTCTATGAGAAGGCATAAGGCAAAGAATCAATTGCCATGTATTTAAGTGGAAAATTTTGTGAGCATTTCCAGACCCCAAATTAACCTTCCTTGGGCCCTTCTGATATGTTAGAGTACATCTTGTTCATGAATGTACAAAATAAGTGGAGATAGAGCACAGATGTTCACAGATGTTGTTCAAAGTTGTGGggcttgatgctgagatgctgagtgtggTTCCTAGGGAAGGAGCTTGGCGGGGCCACTGTGTCTGCTCAGGTGTTTGCTGCCTCTGTAACAGCTCAttgtaaaaacaaacactgaCTGCTAGTGTCGCTTGGAGCCTCTTTTTTTACATACAAGTGCAAATCTTCCTTGATGTATTTTGTTTAGCAAAAACAGTACTagtgtgggtcttttgtataagTGAGGTAGCATAGCACAAACTTTCAAAAGGTGGGGATAcctgtatttataatatatttgggCCAGGAGGCAGTCTCAACAGTTACCCTCAGATTTTAACAACTTTTCTCTGATGGAACATATGTACTATCTGGTATCCATTGCAATATAAAGGTGGAACTATTGCCTTCCCAGAGTTCCTCAATTGTAGCTTCCAAACTGAAACAGGCACCTGCTCTGTAACTCAACAATCCATTCTTGCATATTTACAtaagaaatctgaaaatatatGTCTGTACAAAGACTTGCCCATGAGTTTCTAGAGTGGGtgtattcataatagccccacttaggaaaataataaatatccaataatgcaagtgagtaaataaatgagtTGTAGTAAATCTAGACATAGATATAGAAGAAGTAAATTAAAGAGAATAAACCACCAATACttacaaagctggaagtatcatgCTCCTCGATTTCAAATTATGTTGCAAagcatagtaatcaaaacagtatggtactggcataaaaagagaATAGACCAGTGAACAGAATCATGAGCCCTACACTCCTATGTTAtatcactcacaaaaattaactcaaaatggattaaaaacttaaatagaaaatgcaaaaccataaaacttctagaagaaaatgttgGAGACAATCTATTTGACTTCAGTCTTGGCAAAGATTTTTTGAATATGACACCTAAGGCactggaagaaaaagcaaaatcaagTGGGACTGCgtcaaactaaaaacttctgtTCAAAAATactgggtgatggggattaaggagggcacttcttgggaggAGCaataggtgttatatgtaagtgacaaaaCACTGGAATCTACTTCAGAAACCAATACaacatggtatgttaactaacctgattttaaataaattaaaaagaaaaaatcttctacacagcaaaaacaaaataatcaacaaaatgaaaaggcatcctGCAGActgtgaaaagatatttgcaaagtaTCTATTTAGAGaggggttaatgtccaaaatatataagcaatttATTTAGTAGCAAAAAAAACCAccttaatgattttatttaaaatgtatagaggactcaaatagatatttttcaaaagaagacatacaaatgcaCAATAGGTGCACAAAAAGGTGTTTAACAACCCTAATCATCAacgaaatgaaaatcaaaaccacaaggagtcACCTTAAATCTGTTAGATCtattatcaaaaacaaagaaacatagaTAGCAAATGCTGgttaaggatgtggaggaaaaggagcccatgagcactgttggtgggaatataaactagcacagccactgtgaaaaacagtatggtgttccctcaaaaaattgaaaatagaaataccatatgatccagcaatttcacttcttaGTATATATCTGAAAGAGTTGAAATAATTATCTCAGAAAAATTTCTGCACACATGTCCACTGTAGCATTATCAGAACAGGCCATGACATGGAAATAACTTAAGTTTATCTacagatggatgaatagataaagaaaatgtacatatagtcaatggaatagtattcaccCATGTAAAAGagggaaatcttgccatttttgacaacagGGTGGACCTTGATggattatgctgagtgaagtaagtcaagaagtgaaaaataatatgATCTTATGTTTAGAATCAAAAAATATCAAACCCATCTGATCAATAAAATGGTGGATGCCAGGGGCAGAAGGATAGGGAAAATTGGGAGATGTTGATCAAAGGTTACAAAATTGCAGTTATAAAAGTAATAGGTTCTACAGAATCTAATGTAAAgaatgatgactatagttaaaaatatattgtatacttgaaaagtGCTATGAGAGTAGATCTCCAATATTCtcaccataataataataaaatggtaactatgtgagCTGAAGAATGTTAACTAACACTATTGAGGTAAATATTTTGCAATACATActtgtatcaaatcatcacattgtataccttcaacttacacaatattatatatcagttatatctcaatacagCTGGGAAATGGTACCTATAAAAATCTATAGCAAATATCATACACAATGGTGAATTCTTTGATGTTGAGCCAGTTATCTCCTGGGCAATGAATTACACTTTCCTGCATATCCCAAACATATGTTTCAGGGTGTATGAAATTTCCAAGCGAATTTTATCAACCAGCCAGCACATGCACGTTATTAGAAATTTTGTATGTTACTATAAGCAGTCTGAAGtcaattaagatttttttctgaacaaGTGACTTGTGTTTTATAATAATTGTTAGCATTTCACAGCCATGCTTTTGCATTATAGcataaattcatgttttcatgagTGTTTAAAAACAGGCTTCTCTATCCCTAGTAGGCTTCGCTATGGCCAGTTATCAGAAAGATGTTCCTGATCACTCCTCCTGTTAAACATTGAACAAGAAGGGTATTGTAGCTCGtttaataaggcaagaaaaaaagaaaaggaaaacaaaatattcttcaTTTACAGGTATGCCATATGGGGGAGGGTCCaatggcagagcagcatggaaaTTATCTgtttccataatccctgaaatgcagctagatcagcaccaaaccattttgcacacctagaCAATTCATCTGAGGAtgaacacaacaatctgcacaacttgagccacagaacttggcaggtatgTGACGCAAAGGGGTGAACTGACAGAAGAGAAGTCATGGAGGGtagggtgctttttttttttttttttttttggagagaggtCGGAGGAAGTGGGGAAAGTACAGTTAAAGCACTCTCCCtgaagtagctggagagaaagagtggaaatgCTAAC is part of the Suricata suricatta isolate VVHF042 chromosome 11, meerkat_22Aug2017_6uvM2_HiC, whole genome shotgun sequence genome and encodes:
- the LOC115272542 gene encoding olfactory receptor 52N1-like; its protein translation is MPWTVHMLAVFEKHPVERFYPIQYNLLLTNTAITKVGFATFSRGVLLTIPFTFLITRLPFCRGNLIHHTYCDHMSVAKLSCGNIKINVIYGLVVAISIAGFDIFCICMSYTSIIRTVVNLSSADARHKAFSTCTSHICAIVITYVPAFFNFFTHRFGGRTIPHHVHIVIANLYLLLPPTLNPIVYGMKTKQIREGVIKLFLREKDILSMS